Proteins encoded together in one Caldicellulosiruptor saccharolyticus DSM 8903 window:
- a CDS encoding MFS transporter — protein MGIGSLIGAFLTATRRKEKINLNLLFKFILSVSIVYIFLGLNKSYAVACVLFVLVGLLAISFNTSANALLQLSSSDEFRARVLSIYFLCNAGTTPIGNLFTGTISQKISPWAGFYISGLVTIGLTTIVLITTFKKRNLEKTK, from the coding sequence ATGGGAATTGGATCACTTATAGGCGCATTTTTGACAGCTACAAGAAGAAAAGAAAAGATTAATTTAAATCTACTTTTTAAGTTCATTCTTTCTGTGTCAATAGTTTACATTTTTCTTGGTCTGAACAAAAGCTATGCAGTCGCTTGTGTGCTGTTTGTACTTGTGGGGCTTCTTGCAATAAGCTTTAACACAAGTGCAAACGCACTTTTGCAACTTTCATCAAGCGACGAGTTCAGAGCAAGGGTGCTAAGCATTTACTTTCTTTGCAATGCCGGAACAACACCGATTGGCAATCTATTTACAGGAACAATTTCGCAAAAAATCTCTCCCTGGGCTGGGTTTTATATATCTGGTCTGGTTACTATAGGTTTGACCACAATCGTTCTTATCACCACCTTTAAGAAAAGGAACCTTGAAAAAACTAAATAA
- a CDS encoding Gfo/Idh/MocA family protein yields the protein MSKLKFGIVGCGVISKTHATAISALSSDAELVAVCDVIEDRARKLAQDFGVKKIYTDYEKMLLDPEIDVISVCTPSGMHADMAVLAADAKKHVIVEKPMDITLSKADKIIEAQNRNNVVISIISQHRYSDCMQLLKRLTAEGKFGNIVLATSYTKWYRSQEYYDSGDWRGTWSLDGGGALMNQSIHYIDMLQWIVGKVSEVFAYCVTRAHKRIEVEDGAVAAVKFENGAIGEIVGTTSAYPGFETRLEIFGENGSAIAINTRLKSLYFKDGSEKEYLKSYKKEEDGPAGASSAAIKEEGHVRQYRDVINAIKTGTKPLIPAEEGRHPVEIILAIYLSSLTGKPVKLPLESDEEVLKEIEKIKGKGF from the coding sequence ATGTCAAAGCTTAAGTTTGGCATTGTTGGCTGTGGGGTTATATCAAAGACACATGCAACTGCTATTTCAGCTCTTTCAAGCGATGCAGAGCTTGTTGCTGTGTGCGACGTCATAGAAGACAGAGCCAGAAAACTTGCTCAAGATTTTGGTGTAAAAAAGATATATACTGACTATGAAAAGATGCTTCTTGATCCTGAGATTGATGTTATCTCTGTCTGCACACCCTCTGGTATGCATGCTGACATGGCAGTCTTGGCAGCAGACGCAAAAAAACATGTGATTGTTGAAAAGCCAATGGATATAACGTTATCTAAAGCTGACAAAATAATAGAAGCTCAAAACAGAAACAACGTGGTGATTTCTATAATTTCACAGCACAGGTACAGCGATTGTATGCAGCTTTTAAAAAGACTCACAGCAGAAGGAAAGTTTGGAAACATTGTTTTAGCAACAAGCTATACTAAATGGTACAGGTCTCAGGAATATTATGACAGCGGAGATTGGCGTGGGACATGGAGCTTGGACGGTGGAGGTGCCCTAATGAACCAGTCGATTCATTACATAGACATGCTCCAGTGGATTGTGGGGAAGGTTTCAGAAGTTTTTGCATACTGTGTAACCCGGGCGCACAAGCGTATTGAGGTTGAAGATGGAGCTGTTGCAGCTGTCAAGTTTGAAAATGGGGCGATAGGCGAGATAGTTGGAACAACAAGTGCATATCCAGGTTTTGAAACAAGGCTTGAGATTTTTGGTGAAAATGGTTCTGCAATAGCTATTAACACCCGGCTTAAAAGTCTTTACTTCAAAGATGGTTCTGAAAAGGAGTATTTGAAGAGCTACAAAAAAGAGGAAGATGGCCCTGCTGGTGCATCTTCTGCTGCCATCAAAGAAGAAGGACATGTAAGACAGTATAGAGATGTAATAAATGCTATAAAAACCGGGACAAAACCACTTATTCCTGCTGAGGAAGGAAGACATCCTGTTGAAATAATACTTGCCATTTACCTCTCAAGCCTGACAGGGAAACCTGTAAAGCTCCCTCTTGAAAGTGATGAGGAGGTCTTAAAGGAGATTGAAAAGATAAAAGGAAAAGGATTCTAA
- a CDS encoding IS481-like element ISCsa6 family transposase, translating to MNIISYHELRKISPQKARELVRKVFESNNKNVSKTAKILGVSRHTVRRAVYGPLEDKSKKPKSSPKKLSSELENFIVEESKKTGFRYRRLSFYLLRKYGIKISENTIKSILRRNSVARKTKRTKKGERSLYDYETLIPFSEFQLDTKHLLDKESLPKEVYEHMKRYNLPCYEWNIIDVATRTRFTAYSYELSSAFGFMFISLVALWLRTHNVRNIIKIRLDNGAEFCGGSERKLKQWNEMLSFLGVELNPIPPKAKHLMGIIENSHRADDEYFLMIHAERCKTKDEFIQRAQKWQDTWNFFRPHNGKGMNGRTPFEKFIASKSLVSSHIFQFPTLLLEDIMKKVGTFYSLFCNKFGGKYVFTTYQNQKK from the coding sequence ATGAATATTATATCATACCACGAACTAAGAAAAATATCCCCTCAAAAAGCTAGAGAATTAGTTCGAAAAGTCTTTGAATCAAATAACAAAAACGTATCAAAAACTGCTAAAATATTAGGTGTATCAAGACATACCGTAAGAAGAGCTGTCTACGGTCCTCTTGAAGATAAATCAAAAAAACCTAAATCTTCTCCCAAAAAGCTTTCTTCTGAACTCGAAAATTTTATTGTCGAAGAGTCTAAAAAAACTGGTTTTAGATATAGACGTTTGTCTTTTTATCTTCTCAGAAAATATGGTATCAAAATAAGTGAAAACACAATAAAGTCAATTCTTAGAAGAAACTCTGTAGCTCGAAAAACAAAAAGAACAAAAAAAGGTGAAAGAAGTCTATACGATTATGAAACTCTTATCCCATTTTCTGAATTTCAGCTTGATACAAAACATCTTTTAGACAAAGAAAGTCTTCCCAAGGAGGTATATGAACATATGAAAAGATACAATTTGCCTTGCTATGAGTGGAACATAATAGATGTTGCAACAAGAACAAGATTTACAGCCTATTCTTACGAACTTTCATCCGCTTTTGGATTTATGTTCATATCCTTAGTTGCATTATGGTTAAGAACTCATAATGTAAGAAATATAATAAAGATCCGATTAGACAATGGAGCAGAATTTTGTGGAGGAAGCGAAAGAAAGTTAAAGCAGTGGAATGAGATGCTGTCATTTTTGGGTGTAGAACTAAATCCTATTCCACCAAAAGCAAAGCATTTAATGGGTATAATTGAAAATTCACATAGAGCTGATGATGAGTATTTTTTAATGATTCATGCTGAAAGATGTAAAACAAAAGATGAATTTATTCAAAGAGCCCAGAAATGGCAAGATACATGGAACTTTTTCAGACCTCATAATGGTAAAGGAATGAACGGGAGGACACCATTCGAAAAATTCATAGCTTCAAAATCTCTGGTCTCCTCCCATATATTTCAATTTCCTACATTACTTCTTGAGGATATTATGAAAAAAGTAGGCACCTTCTATTCTCTGTTCTGTAATAAATTTGGTGGTAAATATGTCTTCACCACGTACCAAAACCAAAAAAAATAA
- a CDS encoding sugar phosphate isomerase/epimerase family protein has translation MKQEQIAAQLYTLREFLKTEEDIYNTLKKVSEIGFRAVQISGMAKIDTCKLKNMLDELSLTVCATHTPFERLKNEIESVIEEHKILGCYHIVIPSAPNKFRSFEGALEFAKECNEIGKKLKEKNILLSYHNHSFELKRYDSKTWLEILIENSDPEVLMFEIDTYWVQFAGASPEKWIRKLKGRIPLVHLKDMGMLEDFKQGMFEVGFGNLDWDGIIEACNESGVQWYIIEQDICQKSPFESLKLSLDFLTKNYVK, from the coding sequence ATGAAGCAAGAACAAATAGCAGCTCAGCTTTACACACTGCGTGAGTTTTTAAAAACTGAAGAAGATATATATAACACCTTAAAAAAGGTTAGCGAAATTGGTTTTAGAGCCGTACAAATCTCAGGCATGGCTAAGATTGATACTTGTAAGTTAAAAAACATGCTTGACGAACTTTCATTAACAGTTTGTGCAACACATACCCCTTTTGAAAGGCTGAAAAATGAAATTGAATCTGTAATCGAAGAGCATAAGATATTAGGCTGTTATCATATTGTAATCCCCTCTGCTCCAAACAAATTTAGAAGTTTTGAAGGAGCACTTGAATTTGCAAAAGAGTGCAATGAAATTGGAAAAAAATTGAAAGAAAAAAATATATTGCTTTCTTATCACAACCACAGTTTTGAGCTTAAAAGATATGACAGTAAAACATGGCTTGAGATTTTAATTGAAAATTCTGACCCAGAAGTATTAATGTTTGAAATTGATACTTACTGGGTTCAGTTTGCTGGAGCAAGTCCTGAAAAGTGGATACGAAAACTAAAAGGTCGAATTCCACTTGTTCATTTAAAAGACATGGGAATGCTTGAAGATTTTAAGCAAGGTATGTTTGAAGTAGGTTTTGGAAATTTAGACTGGGATGGAATAATAGAAGCTTGCAATGAATCAGGTGTTCAGTGGTATATAATTGAGCAGGATATCTGTCAAAAAAGTCCTTTTGAAAGTTTGAAACTTAGCTTAGACTTCTTAACGAAAAATTATGTAAAGTAA
- a CDS encoding AEC family transporter, which produces MLYTFLNAIQGVLVILFVLMLGYFLAKYRWFDSKVSDLFAKVVVNVSLPLYMIANLTSTFTKNELAHSARGLLIPFLSILLSYSVAVIIAKVANVKAHRRGLFAAIFSLSNSIFVGLPMSLALFGDVATPYTLLYYMANTTIWWTLGVYGIIRDNKTENQKVLNIDTLKRIFNPPLIGFLIGVGLVLLQIKLPKFIFDSFKMVGGLTTPLSIFCVGITMYEMGFKNFRLDKDSILVFAGRFLVTPFITWLLSHFIPVPKLMRDVFIIMSAMPVMVNSAIISRVYNGDYEFATAMITYSTVFSVVIMPFLMVLIKII; this is translated from the coding sequence TTGTTGTATACATTTTTAAATGCCATTCAGGGAGTACTGGTGATTTTATTTGTTCTCATGCTCGGGTATTTTCTTGCAAAGTACAGATGGTTTGACTCAAAAGTATCAGACCTTTTTGCAAAGGTTGTTGTAAATGTGTCACTGCCGCTTTATATGATAGCAAACCTTACTTCCACCTTTACAAAAAATGAGCTTGCACATTCAGCAAGAGGGCTTTTGATTCCGTTTTTGTCAATCCTGCTTTCTTATAGCGTGGCTGTTATAATAGCAAAAGTTGCAAATGTAAAGGCTCACAGAAGAGGCCTTTTTGCAGCCATATTTTCGCTTTCAAATTCGATATTTGTAGGGCTTCCTATGTCTCTTGCGCTTTTTGGAGATGTCGCAACACCTTATACACTGCTGTATTACATGGCAAACACTACTATATGGTGGACATTGGGTGTATATGGGATTATCCGAGACAACAAAACCGAAAATCAAAAGGTTTTGAATATAGATACTCTAAAGCGCATATTTAACCCGCCTTTGATTGGATTTTTGATAGGAGTTGGTCTTGTACTTTTGCAGATAAAGCTTCCAAAATTTATATTTGACAGTTTTAAAATGGTAGGAGGGCTTACCACCCCCCTTTCCATCTTCTGTGTAGGTATAACAATGTACGAGATGGGATTTAAAAATTTCAGGTTAGATAAAGATAGCATTTTAGTATTTGCAGGAAGATTTCTTGTCACACCTTTTATCACATGGCTTCTTTCACATTTTATTCCCGTTCCTAAACTCATGCGAGATGTATTTATCATAATGTCTGCAATGCCTGTGATGGTAAATTCAGCTATAATTTCAAGGGTATATAATGGTGACTATGAATTTGCTACTGCTATGATTACATATTCCACTGTGTTTTCGGTTGTAATAATGCCGTTTTTGATGGTGCTGATTAAGATTATTTAG
- a CDS encoding MFS transporter: MQLVLTSRPFRALRHKNYRYYWFGQAISVIGSWMQNMAMQWLALELTNSALLLSIVTAIEQVPVMILSLFAGAILDRKQKKRVILVTQSLLLIFAFLLFLITYTHVVQYWHLVVLALIRGVVTTFDNPARQSYMITLVGKDDLPNAVGLNSMIFNLARIIGPAAASLVISTVGIEMCFLANAISFVPVIIGVFLIDAKEPQKEENGKSVFAEVIEGLKYVYMTKVLLRAISLVLIMGTFILNFNVLIPVYENLLWAEMKQVLGF; this comes from the coding sequence ATGCAACTTGTTTTAACGTCAAGACCTTTCAGAGCCCTCCGGCACAAAAACTATAGGTATTACTGGTTTGGGCAGGCAATATCGGTAATTGGTTCATGGATGCAGAACATGGCAATGCAATGGCTGGCTTTAGAGCTTACAAATTCAGCACTGCTTCTAAGTATTGTCACAGCTATAGAGCAGGTCCCTGTTATGATTCTTTCCCTTTTTGCCGGTGCAATCTTGGACAGAAAGCAGAAAAAAAGAGTAATTCTGGTTACCCAGAGCCTTCTTTTAATATTTGCATTTCTTCTGTTTTTGATTACATATACACATGTTGTTCAGTACTGGCACTTAGTTGTTTTAGCCCTTATTAGAGGAGTTGTTACAACATTTGATAATCCTGCAAGGCAATCTTATATGATAACTCTCGTCGGAAAAGATGACCTGCCAAATGCTGTTGGACTTAACTCTATGATTTTCAACCTTGCAAGAATTATAGGCCCTGCTGCCGCAAGCTTGGTAATATCAACAGTTGGAATTGAGATGTGTTTTTTGGCAAACGCTATAAGTTTTGTGCCAGTCATTATAGGCGTATTTCTAATTGACGCCAAAGAGCCTCAAAAAGAGGAAAATGGTAAAAGTGTTTTTGCAGAGGTGATAGAAGGGCTCAAGTATGTATATATGACCAAAGTGCTTCTGAGAGCAATATCGCTTGTTTTAATCATGGGCACATTCATACTCAATTTTAACGTTCTTATCCCTGTGTATGAAAACTTGCTCTGGGCAGAAATGAAACAGGTTTTGGGCTTTTGA
- a CDS encoding sugar phosphate isomerase/epimerase family protein: MYEFIFSAFGDEIASNLDEQIEVLQRHGIEYLEFRSANGKSVADYTENEAKQVLKKLKDSGIKVSAIGSPIGKVDVNCDFEKYLELFKHIVELAHILETRYIRIFSFYVPEGEEEKYTDVVIERLSKFTEIAKKENLVLLHENEKEIYGSSAERCFKILSTINSPNLRATFDPANFVQCKVEVYPHAFELLKDYIEYVHVKDAKFSDGSVTVAGDGDGRIKDVIAALKRRGFCGFLSIEPHLNNNLPGGGPENFTKAFRAIKKIIDEEGEV; the protein is encoded by the coding sequence GTGTATGAATTTATATTCTCAGCATTTGGGGATGAGATAGCAAGCAATTTGGACGAGCAAATAGAGGTTTTGCAAAGACATGGTATTGAATATTTAGAGTTTCGTTCTGCAAATGGCAAAAGCGTTGCTGACTATACTGAAAATGAAGCAAAGCAGGTTTTAAAAAAGTTAAAAGACAGTGGTATAAAGGTTTCGGCAATAGGGTCTCCAATCGGCAAGGTTGATGTAAACTGCGACTTTGAAAAGTATCTTGAGCTTTTCAAGCACATCGTTGAGCTTGCACACATCCTTGAGACAAGGTACATACGCATTTTTTCGTTTTATGTTCCAGAGGGTGAAGAAGAAAAGTATACAGATGTCGTCATAGAAAGGCTTTCAAAGTTTACTGAGATTGCCAAGAAAGAAAATCTTGTTCTTCTTCACGAGAACGAAAAGGAGATATATGGAAGCAGTGCCGAAAGGTGTTTTAAAATCCTCTCCACAATCAACTCACCCAATTTGAGAGCAACATTTGACCCAGCAAATTTTGTTCAGTGCAAAGTAGAGGTCTATCCACACGCATTTGAGCTTCTAAAAGATTATATTGAGTACGTGCACGTAAAAGACGCAAAATTTTCAGACGGAAGCGTCACCGTTGCAGGTGATGGTGATGGAAGGATAAAAGACGTGATAGCTGCACTAAAGAGGAGAGGTTTTTGCGGCTTTTTGTCGATAGAGCCTCATCTTAACAATAACCTTCCTGGTGGTGGACCTGAAAACTTTACAAAGGCTTTTAGAGCGATTAAAAAGATTATAGATGAGGAAGGAGAGGTTTAA